One genomic segment of Aureimonas sp. AU20 includes these proteins:
- a CDS encoding cation:dicarboxylate symporter family transporter, protein MNSISPKAAGAAPIKAGKPIWKGLGFQVIVGMVLGILVGLIWPEFGASLKILGDIFLRLIKTAVAPLVFLTVVAGIAAAGDFKRVGKVGLIATLYFEIISTIAIVFGLAAAYLFDVGRGMGQIAASASATKGAADAAKKAVDSHTTFSQFFLNVFPDNFFGAFARGELLQVLVIAIIFGAALLSLKPDKRAPIERGLATISTAFFEFIHLIMKLAPIGTFGAVAYAVGANGTNVLVALAWLVLSFYIAIVGFVVIVLGTVSMIFRINLLGLLRYIRDEIVVVLGTASSESVLPRLLEKLPGYGASKQVVGLVMPTGYAFNLDGTSIFMGMGVVFLSHAYGIDITWTQLGTLMAIMLLTSKGAATVSGGSFVVFAATVTASGFIPVEGLALIFGVYRFMSIAVSTCNAIGNCVATVVTAKLCGEFDPAMAELANRDPLAAERAVTSEFERGDAAAALA, encoded by the coding sequence ATGAACAGCATTTCGCCCAAGGCGGCCGGAGCGGCCCCGATCAAAGCGGGCAAGCCCATCTGGAAAGGGCTTGGGTTTCAGGTGATCGTCGGCATGGTGCTCGGCATCCTGGTCGGCCTGATCTGGCCGGAATTCGGCGCGTCGCTGAAGATCCTCGGCGACATCTTCCTGCGCCTCATCAAAACGGCGGTCGCCCCGCTCGTCTTCCTGACGGTGGTGGCGGGCATCGCGGCGGCGGGCGACTTCAAGCGCGTCGGCAAGGTGGGGCTCATCGCCACCCTTTATTTCGAGATCATCTCCACGATCGCTATCGTGTTCGGCTTGGCCGCCGCCTACCTCTTCGACGTCGGACGCGGCATGGGGCAGATCGCGGCCTCGGCGAGCGCGACGAAGGGCGCGGCCGACGCGGCCAAGAAGGCCGTCGATTCCCATACGACCTTCAGCCAGTTCTTTCTGAATGTCTTTCCCGACAACTTCTTCGGCGCCTTCGCGCGCGGCGAACTTCTCCAGGTGCTCGTGATCGCCATCATTTTCGGCGCGGCGCTCTTGTCTTTGAAGCCGGATAAGCGCGCACCGATCGAAAGGGGTCTCGCCACGATCTCGACCGCCTTCTTCGAATTCATCCATCTCATCATGAAGCTCGCGCCGATCGGCACGTTCGGCGCGGTGGCCTATGCTGTCGGCGCGAACGGCACGAACGTCCTGGTTGCCCTCGCCTGGCTTGTGCTGAGCTTCTACATCGCCATCGTCGGCTTTGTCGTGATCGTGCTCGGCACGGTGTCGATGATCTTCCGTATCAACCTTCTCGGCCTCCTGCGCTATATCAGGGACGAGATCGTCGTCGTGCTTGGCACGGCCTCGTCCGAAAGCGTCCTGCCGAGACTTCTCGAAAAGCTGCCCGGCTACGGCGCCTCGAAACAGGTCGTCGGTCTCGTGATGCCGACCGGCTACGCCTTCAACCTGGACGGCACGTCCATCTTCATGGGCATGGGCGTCGTCTTCCTCAGCCATGCCTATGGCATCGACATCACCTGGACGCAGCTCGGAACGCTGATGGCCATCATGCTTTTGACGTCGAAGGGCGCGGCGACGGTTTCGGGCGGGAGCTTCGTCGTCTTCGCGGCGACAGTCACCGCTTCCGGCTTCATCCCGGTGGAGGGCCTCGCCTTGATCTTCGGCGTCTACCGTTTCATGTCGATCGCCGTTTCCACCTGCAACGCCATCGGCAATTGCGTGGCGACCGTGGTGACGGCGAAACTCTGCGGCGAGTTCGACCCGGCTATGGCGGAGCTGGCAAACCGCGATCCCCTTGCCGCCGAGCGGGCCGTCACATCCGAGTTCGAGCGTGGGGACGCGGCTGCAGCCCTCGCCTGA
- the pcaB gene encoding 3-carboxy-cis,cis-muconate cycloisomerase, which yields MSSTVFDSLLFRDMFGTAAMRAVFADEALVARYLEAEAALARAQARLGAIPATAGTAIDAAAHAIQIDFDRLRRETEIVGYPILPLVHQLAEAAGEAGGYVHWGATTQDIMDTANVLQIRAALDLVEADIEALRTILARLAKSHRDTPMAGRTHLQQALPITFGYKAAVWLSCLDRHAERLPGLRSRVLFGEFSGAAGTLASIGQGGLEMQGAFCAELGLAQPPITWHVARDGIAEVVSFLGLVTGSLAKIATDVMLMMSTEFGEVSEPFVPGRGASSTMPQKRNPISSELILAAAKSVRQQVATMLDGMIHDFERATGPWHVEWIAVPESFILTASALANARYMLDGLVVHEARMRTNLDLTGGLIVAEAVMMAAAPRLGRQHAHDVVYEACRAAIEGGGRLADILKTKPEVMEALGGAEAIESACNPANYLGLCGEMVDRVLAGRG from the coding sequence TTGTCTAGCACCGTCTTCGACTCGCTGTTGTTTCGTGACATGTTCGGAACGGCCGCCATGCGCGCCGTCTTCGCCGACGAGGCATTGGTTGCTCGCTATCTGGAAGCGGAAGCTGCTCTTGCCCGCGCGCAGGCGCGGCTCGGCGCCATTCCCGCCACGGCCGGGACAGCGATCGACGCGGCGGCCCACGCTATCCAGATCGATTTCGATCGTCTGCGCCGCGAGACCGAAATCGTCGGCTATCCCATCCTGCCGCTCGTCCATCAGCTCGCCGAGGCGGCGGGCGAGGCCGGTGGATATGTCCATTGGGGTGCGACGACGCAGGACATCATGGACACGGCGAACGTGCTCCAGATCCGCGCGGCGCTGGATCTCGTGGAAGCCGATATCGAGGCTCTGCGCACGATCCTCGCCCGGCTCGCCAAGAGCCATCGCGACACGCCGATGGCTGGACGCACCCATCTGCAGCAGGCGCTACCCATCACCTTCGGCTACAAGGCGGCGGTCTGGCTGTCTTGCCTCGATCGGCATGCCGAGCGCCTGCCGGGCCTGCGCTCACGGGTCTTGTTCGGCGAGTTTTCGGGTGCCGCCGGAACCTTGGCTTCGATCGGCCAAGGCGGCCTGGAGATGCAGGGCGCGTTCTGCGCGGAACTCGGCCTCGCTCAGCCCCCGATCACATGGCACGTCGCGCGTGATGGCATTGCGGAGGTCGTGTCCTTTCTGGGGCTCGTCACCGGCTCCCTCGCCAAGATCGCGACCGACGTCATGCTGATGATGTCGACGGAGTTCGGCGAAGTCTCGGAGCCCTTCGTTCCGGGACGCGGCGCGTCCTCCACCATGCCGCAGAAGCGCAATCCCATTTCCAGCGAGCTGATCCTGGCCGCGGCGAAATCGGTTCGCCAGCAGGTCGCCACGATGCTGGACGGCATGATCCACGATTTCGAGCGCGCTACCGGTCCCTGGCACGTCGAATGGATCGCCGTGCCGGAGAGCTTCATTCTCACGGCCTCGGCGCTCGCCAACGCTCGGTACATGCTCGACGGGCTGGTGGTCCACGAGGCGCGCATGCGCACCAATCTCGATCTGACAGGCGGGCTCATCGTCGCCGAGGCGGTGATGATGGCGGCCGCCCCCAGGCTCGGGCGCCAGCACGCGCATGATGTCGTCTACGAGGCCTGCCGCGCCGCGATCGAGGGCGGTGGTCGTCTCGCCGACATCCTGAAGACCAAGCCTGAAGTGATGGAGGCCCTGGGAGGGGCCGAGGCCATCGAGAGCGCCTGCAATCCGGCGAACTATCTCGGCCTTTGCGGCGAGATGGTCGACCGGGTTCTGGCCGGCCGGGGCTGA
- a CDS encoding GntR family transcriptional regulator: MKTRYAQVAHRLAGEIAEGVYPVGSTLPNEPTLAVLLGVSRSTLRAALGELQKLGLVSRRPSLGTRVEAAIPQTHERGFTQTLGSVEAIVQYASDTLRDSLTISSWVADRAAAARFEIEAGSRWLVVSFRRCQRSDPPMAPICWTDVYVAESFSEFVRQHMDGHRGTVSELVEEFAGRPVTLVEQTLKACGLPAVLAAPLEADAGDHTLEITRRYFLGESELALFSISLHPGQRFSYVSRLRRNDDTTNPVSGPAD; this comes from the coding sequence TTGAAGACGCGTTACGCGCAGGTTGCTCATCGGCTGGCAGGCGAGATCGCCGAGGGCGTCTATCCCGTCGGCTCCACGCTGCCGAACGAGCCGACGCTCGCCGTCCTGCTTGGAGTAAGCCGCTCGACCCTTCGCGCAGCGCTAGGCGAGTTGCAGAAGTTGGGCCTCGTCTCACGCCGCCCAAGCCTTGGCACGCGTGTCGAGGCGGCCATCCCGCAAACCCACGAACGCGGCTTCACCCAGACGTTGGGATCGGTCGAAGCGATCGTCCAATATGCTTCAGACACGTTGCGCGACAGCCTGACGATCTCCAGCTGGGTCGCCGATCGCGCCGCCGCCGCCCGTTTCGAGATCGAGGCGGGGTCACGCTGGCTCGTCGTCTCGTTTCGGCGTTGCCAACGCTCCGATCCGCCGATGGCACCGATCTGCTGGACGGACGTCTATGTGGCGGAAAGCTTTTCCGAATTCGTCCGCCAACATATGGACGGCCATCGGGGTACCGTGTCGGAACTCGTCGAAGAATTCGCCGGAAGGCCGGTAACCTTGGTAGAGCAGACGCTCAAGGCCTGCGGACTCCCGGCGGTTCTGGCCGCGCCGCTCGAGGCGGATGCTGGTGATCACACGCTTGAAATCACGCGACGATACTTCCTCGGCGAGAGCGAGCTCGCGCTCTTCTCCATCAGCCTGCATCCGGGCCAGCGTTTTTCCTATGTGTCTCGTCTGCGGCGCAACGACGATACAACAAACCCTGTATCCGGGCCCGCTGACTGA
- a CDS encoding NAD-dependent epimerase/dehydratase family protein, which produces MAGNGSRTVLLTGAAGRVGSAFRSMAPKRLHLRLADRDTSSFGVEDDALAMDIADLEACRRACEGIDTVVHLAADPGPIADFYGSLLDANIKGAFNIFRAAADAGCRRVVFASSAQTIEGYPEDRQVSVRDPVRPKNLYGVTKCFGEALGSYFSTQEGLSVIAVRIANFAEFLPGEKHSPRDVSAFISHRDAVQLLVRAVDVETVGFAIVNGVSDNRYKRLTLEESREVLGYSPEDDAFEILGL; this is translated from the coding sequence ATGGCTGGGAACGGCTCGAGGACAGTTCTTTTGACGGGAGCCGCTGGTCGGGTCGGGTCTGCATTTCGGTCGATGGCTCCGAAGCGGCTGCACCTTCGCCTTGCGGATCGAGACACGTCGTCGTTCGGTGTCGAGGACGACGCCTTGGCTATGGACATTGCCGATCTGGAAGCATGCAGACGAGCTTGCGAGGGTATCGATACGGTCGTCCATCTTGCCGCCGATCCCGGGCCGATCGCAGACTTCTATGGATCGCTGCTCGACGCCAACATCAAGGGAGCGTTCAATATCTTCCGCGCGGCGGCGGATGCCGGTTGCCGCCGCGTCGTGTTCGCCAGCAGCGCGCAGACGATCGAGGGTTATCCGGAGGATCGCCAGGTCTCGGTTCGCGATCCCGTCAGGCCGAAGAATCTGTACGGCGTAACGAAGTGCTTTGGCGAGGCGCTCGGATCCTATTTCTCGACGCAGGAAGGCCTATCCGTTATCGCCGTCCGAATTGCCAATTTCGCCGAATTCCTGCCCGGAGAAAAGCATTCGCCCCGTGATGTCAGTGCGTTCATAAGCCATCGCGATGCCGTGCAATTGTTGGTCCGCGCGGTTGACGTCGAAACGGTCGGGTTTGCCATCGTCAACGGCGTTTCCGACAATCGTTACAAGCGTCTTACATTGGAGGAAAGCCGAGAGGTCCTGGGCTATTCGCCCGAGGACGACGCCTTCGAAATACTCGGCCTGTAG
- a CDS encoding ABC transporter ATP-binding protein yields MADLSLQSIRKAFGAVEVIKGIDLSIRHGEFVVFVGPSGCGKSTLLRMIAGLEEITSGELRIGGRLCNDVEPSERGIAMVFQSYALYPHMSVYDNVGFGLKLAKTPKAERDRRVREAARVLQMEHLLERRPRELSGGQRQRVAIGRAIVRKPEVFLFDEPLSNLDAALRADTRMELARLHAELGATMIYVTHDQVEAMTLADKIVVLDGGVVQQVGRPIDLYKNPANLFVAGFIGAPKMNMLPVRVAAGGNGESVLLAEGAGEVLRLPSVAGLNVGRNLTLGLRPQALRLDADGSIAGEVETVERLGNETVVAFRWAGGRRWLAVIAGDHILRRGDAIRMAAIEEEVLLFDESGNRLPIDRAGSPPPRAAAENGSAPADLDA; encoded by the coding sequence ATGGCCGACCTGTCGCTTCAATCCATCCGCAAGGCGTTCGGCGCCGTCGAGGTCATCAAGGGCATCGACCTCTCGATCCGGCACGGCGAGTTCGTGGTCTTCGTCGGGCCGTCCGGCTGCGGCAAGTCCACGCTCCTGCGCATGATCGCGGGGCTCGAGGAAATCACCAGCGGCGAGCTCCGCATCGGCGGGCGCCTGTGCAACGACGTCGAGCCGAGCGAGCGCGGTATCGCCATGGTGTTCCAGTCCTATGCGCTCTACCCGCATATGAGCGTCTACGACAATGTCGGCTTCGGGCTGAAGCTGGCGAAGACGCCGAAGGCCGAGCGAGACCGGCGCGTGCGCGAGGCGGCCCGCGTCCTGCAGATGGAGCATCTTCTGGAGCGCCGCCCGCGCGAGCTTTCGGGCGGCCAGCGCCAGCGCGTGGCGATCGGACGCGCCATCGTGCGCAAGCCCGAGGTGTTTCTGTTCGACGAGCCGCTCTCCAATCTCGACGCGGCCCTGCGCGCCGACACGCGCATGGAACTGGCGCGGCTTCATGCCGAGCTGGGCGCGACCATGATCTACGTCACCCACGATCAGGTCGAGGCGATGACCCTTGCCGACAAGATCGTGGTGCTGGACGGCGGCGTGGTGCAGCAGGTCGGCCGACCCATCGATCTCTACAAGAACCCCGCCAATCTCTTCGTCGCCGGCTTCATCGGCGCGCCGAAGATGAACATGCTGCCCGTTCGCGTCGCGGCGGGCGGGAATGGGGAAAGCGTCCTGCTTGCCGAGGGGGCGGGGGAGGTGCTGCGCCTGCCGTCCGTCGCCGGCCTGAATGTCGGCCGCAACCTGACGCTGGGCCTGCGCCCCCAGGCCCTCCGCCTGGACGCGGACGGCTCGATCGCGGGCGAGGTCGAGACAGTGGAGCGACTGGGCAACGAGACGGTGGTGGCGTTCCGCTGGGCAGGCGGGCGGCGCTGGCTGGCCGTGATCGCGGGAGACCATATCCTGCGCCGAGGGGACGCCATTCGCATGGCCGCGATCGAGGAGGAGGTTCTCCTGTTCGACGAAAGCGGCAACCGGCTTCCCATCGATCGAGCCGGCTCGCCCCCGCCTCGCGCGGCGGCGGAGAACGGTTCCGCCCCTGCCGACCTCGACGCCTGA
- a CDS encoding carbohydrate ABC transporter permease codes for MRRKRRPVANLASVVIFAVVFLVPFAFIALNAVKTRAEANRLDFSWPTSFALWDNLVAVISARNYMLLTAYLNSTLITLASVTLLVILGAMVGYVRQRRKSRWNGVIDALVLAGLMIPPAVVPTIWLLQQIGLFATLPGMVLIQVAYNISFCVILYRAFIATLPRELDEAAIIDGAKPLDIFFRVILPLLKPVTVTNIVVQSVAIFNDFVNPLYYLPGNGNVTVQLTLYNFQSQYATQYNLLFTNILLVTIPPLVVFLFFNRQIVAGMTAGAVKG; via the coding sequence GTGAGACGCAAGCGCAGGCCCGTCGCAAACCTCGCCTCGGTCGTGATCTTCGCGGTCGTCTTTCTCGTGCCCTTCGCCTTCATCGCGCTCAACGCCGTGAAGACGCGCGCGGAGGCCAACCGGCTCGACTTTTCCTGGCCCACCAGCTTCGCGCTCTGGGACAATCTCGTGGCCGTGATCTCGGCGCGCAACTACATGTTGCTCACCGCCTATCTCAACTCCACCCTCATCACGCTCGCCAGCGTCACCCTGCTCGTGATCCTGGGCGCGATGGTCGGCTATGTCCGGCAGCGCCGGAAGAGCCGCTGGAACGGGGTGATCGACGCTCTGGTTCTGGCGGGGCTGATGATCCCGCCCGCCGTGGTGCCCACCATCTGGCTGCTTCAGCAGATCGGCCTCTTCGCCACGCTGCCGGGCATGGTGCTGATCCAGGTCGCCTACAACATCTCGTTCTGCGTGATCCTCTATCGCGCCTTCATCGCCACGCTCCCGCGCGAGTTGGACGAGGCGGCCATCATCGACGGCGCCAAGCCGCTCGACATCTTCTTCCGGGTGATCCTGCCGCTCTTGAAGCCGGTGACGGTGACCAACATCGTGGTGCAGTCGGTCGCCATCTTCAACGACTTCGTCAATCCGCTCTACTACCTGCCGGGCAACGGCAACGTGACGGTTCAGCTGACGCTCTACAATTTCCAGAGCCAGTACGCGACGCAGTACAACCTCCTGTTCACGAACATCCTGCTCGTGACGATCCCGCCGCTGGTCGTCTTCCTGTTCTTCAACCGCCAGATCGTGGCCGGCATGACCGCCGGCGCGGTGAAGGGCTGA
- a CDS encoding carbohydrate ABC transporter permease — translation MTEIHSPSAEPTARRRRSPYPFWFYLPAAAIYGVLFLFPALSSIWFSLTRWTLFESSFIGLDNFRAFFQEPFLVQGLVNTVIFGFLTSGLKTVLGLLLAVLLTSRIAARDFLRSLAFFPVLVSTIGVGIAFTAMMHPTHGVINEGLALLGVKGPGWLTDPRLALLSVAVVDVWKGVGLATVIFIAGIVSIPKDYYEAARIDGARSLAQFTYVTLPLVRPATVTVVTLSFIGGLRTFDLVWAMTKGGPGFASDVVASVIYKQYQAGFYGLSTAGNVILFALIAVLVLPLYAFLNREEDRS, via the coding sequence ATGACCGAGATCCATTCCCCGTCCGCCGAGCCGACCGCGCGTCGGCGGCGCAGCCCCTATCCGTTCTGGTTCTACCTGCCCGCCGCCGCGATCTACGGCGTCCTGTTCCTGTTTCCGGCGCTGTCCTCGATCTGGTTCAGCCTCACGCGCTGGACCCTTTTCGAGTCGAGCTTCATCGGCCTCGACAATTTCCGTGCCTTCTTTCAGGAGCCCTTCCTGGTTCAGGGCCTCGTCAACACCGTGATCTTCGGCTTCCTGACCTCGGGTCTGAAGACCGTGCTGGGGCTGCTTCTGGCGGTGCTTCTGACCTCGCGCATCGCGGCGCGCGACTTCCTGCGCTCGCTCGCCTTCTTTCCCGTCCTCGTCAGCACGATCGGCGTCGGCATCGCCTTCACGGCCATGATGCATCCGACCCATGGGGTCATCAACGAGGGGCTGGCGCTTCTCGGCGTCAAGGGGCCGGGCTGGCTGACCGACCCGCGCCTGGCGCTCCTGTCGGTGGCGGTCGTGGATGTCTGGAAAGGCGTCGGGCTCGCCACGGTGATCTTCATCGCCGGCATCGTTTCGATCCCGAAGGACTATTACGAGGCCGCGCGGATCGACGGGGCGCGCTCGCTCGCGCAGTTCACCTATGTCACGCTGCCGCTGGTGCGGCCCGCCACCGTGACGGTGGTGACCCTGTCGTTCATCGGAGGGCTCAGAACCTTCGACCTCGTCTGGGCCATGACCAAGGGCGGGCCGGGCTTTGCCTCCGACGTCGTCGCCTCGGTGATCTACAAACAGTATCAGGCCGGTTTCTACGGCCTGTCGACGGCGGGAAACGTCATCCTCTTCGCGCTGATCGCGGTGCTGGTGCTGCCGCTCTACGCCTTTCTGAACCGTGAGGAGGACCGCTCGTGA